In Spirochaetota bacterium, the sequence CAATTTTTATGATATCATGGAAGGGATTCCTGGCGTTAGGGTGGAGGAACAGTGCTCATACTGTAATTTCAGTATTTTGCGGATGATGGGAATGTCATCAGGACAATCGCTCATTCTGATAGATGGAATGCCCGTATACACAGGGCTTGCCGCTGTGTACGGACTCGAGCAGATTCAATCAGGGACTATTGAGCGGGTAGAGATCGTTAAGGGAGCAGGCTCTGCCCTCTATGGTTCTGAGGCTATTGCGGGAGTCGTCAATATCATTACAAAGGAGCCGACTGCAAAATCTGTTTATGAGGCGTCGGCCACCTATGGATCATACAATGACGGTAAATTCAGCCTGTTTGCCTCGAAACGCAGTGGCAACCTTGCGGGCGTTATCTCTCTTCAAACAAGTTTTGGGGATGGAATAGATGAGAATGACGATGGTTATTCCGACAGGGTAGAGACTGAGAATTTTACAGGTGTGACAAAACTGTACTGGTATAACGCTCTAGACGTTGTTGATCGGATAGTGTTATTTGGAAGTTTTTTAAGGGAATTTCGCAAAGGAGGCAAGATGGGGTTGTCTAATGAGGGTGAGGAGACCGATCCAATTATCACATGGGACAATCCCTTTGCTGAAGCTGCTGAGAATATACATACCGCAAGATATGAGGGCGGCATTGGCATAAGGAAGGGTTTTGCGAAAAAAAATGAAATTAACATTGACTATCATTACTCCCATCACAAACGAAACGCGACAAATGATGCTGCTCAGGATGAGGTTTTTATCGCTCTTGAAGCGCTTGGCGAGGATTTAGATGCTGCGTGGAAGTTGCCCATGCCCTTCTTGGCTGAGGAATTTATTCATGTTGGGGAGGTAAAGTATACCCATCCTTTTGATTTAGCAGGCAGTCACCTTATCCTTGTTGGAACTCAGTTCAGGCGAAGCGATTACGATCAGGAAATCGGACAGTTTGTGTCCGAATATTTATCCGAGGCGCAGAAGTCTGAGCTTGGATTTGTGGGAAGGAAGAAGACAGAAAAGTGGGCAAACGACGTGGGCGTCTATCTACAGGAGGAGTATTCCCCATCCCCTATTGAGGATCTAACAATTGTAGCGGGGGTAAGATATGATTATCACGAGTCTGAAGAAAAGTTTAAAGACGCTAATGTTGAAGATGTGACATACGACACAGATTCAGTGAATCCGAGAGGGGCGCTTAAATACTCGATTACTGATGATATAGCCTTTCGCGCAAGCGTGGGAACAGGTTATAGGGTGCCCTATCATTTTGACGAGGAGCTTCACCTCTGCAGTGGTTCGCCCAAGATTGCCAAACCCTCCGATTTAGATCCTGAAAAATCCATAAGCTATTCAGTTTCAGCGGATTATATTGGGCATAGGCACAATTTCGGGGTGGGCTTTACCCGGATCGATGTTAAGGATAAGCTATCCTTTGAGCCGACGTCGAAAGCGGGATATGACTATGAGTGGAGGAATATGGAGGATGCATACAGTAATACTATTGAGGCGGAGGCTGGGATTGAGATTATTGAGGATTTGCTTCAGGTAGACTTGAGTTATGCGTTTATGCTGGCGAAGTATGACAAAAATCACTATGAAGACTTTGATGAAGAGACATGGGGGGGAGATGCTGTGGGCTTTGCTAACTGGAGTAAATACAAGGGCAATGGCAAATATATCCCACGTGTTTCGGAGCATTCAAGCTCAGTAATTGTGAATTTGACTCCTGGTGATTTCTCATTTTTCGTTATTGGCAAATACACTGGCGCGATTTACATTGAATATCATAAGGATGATGTGTATCTGACCGAGATAAAGAAGACCAAGCCCTTTTGGGTAGTTGATATGCGGACGTCATACCAGATATCGGATGAGGGTGAGATATTCGCTGGCGTAAAGAATCTCAATGACTATGTACAGAGTGGAAAGGATAAAAGGCCGGATGATGCGGCGTTCATGTGGGCGCCTTATACTGGCAGGGAATTTTACGGGGGCGGCAAAATTAGCTTTTGAATATGCTCTTGATCGCGGTTTATCCTGTCATTCTATTATCAAGATAATTGACTTTTTATAAAACTA encodes:
- a CDS encoding TonB-dependent receptor, coding for MMNIRLLIIYSISLIFGLCMILDNVVAEEMDEKSEVLKEEGGVELERLVVTGTKTERRLKDVPVRTKLITREDVEAKGADNFYDIMEGIPGVRVEEQCSYCNFSILRMMGMSSGQSLILIDGMPVYTGLAAVYGLEQIQSGTIERVEIVKGAGSALYGSEAIAGVVNIITKEPTAKSVYEASATYGSYNDGKFSLFASKRSGNLAGVISLQTSFGDGIDENDDGYSDRVETENFTGVTKLYWYNALDVVDRIVLFGSFLREFRKGGKMGLSNEGEETDPIITWDNPFAEAAENIHTARYEGGIGIRKGFAKKNEINIDYHYSHHKRNATNDAAQDEVFIALEALGEDLDAAWKLPMPFLAEEFIHVGEVKYTHPFDLAGSHLILVGTQFRRSDYDQEIGQFVSEYLSEAQKSELGFVGRKKTEKWANDVGVYLQEEYSPSPIEDLTIVAGVRYDYHESEEKFKDANVEDVTYDTDSVNPRGALKYSITDDIAFRASVGTGYRVPYHFDEELHLCSGSPKIAKPSDLDPEKSISYSVSADYIGHRHNFGVGFTRIDVKDKLSFEPTSKAGYDYEWRNMEDAYSNTIEAEAGIEIIEDLLQVDLSYAFMLAKYDKNHYEDFDEETWGGDAVGFANWSKYKGNGKYIPRVSEHSSSVIVNLTPGDFSFFVIGKYTGAIYIEYHKDDVYLTEIKKTKPFWVVDMRTSYQISDEGEIFAGVKNLNDYVQSGKDKRPDDAAFMWAPYTGREFYGGGKISF